One part of the Tunicatimonas pelagia genome encodes these proteins:
- a CDS encoding RagB/SusD family nutrient uptake outer membrane protein translates to MKNILYILTLSLLWACSGEDFLEEAKPDINQARDEIESNTTLDDLVRGAYFNLKSPGDLGPIDLLIYQTVATDIVELKEYSDILSGSRNLQPLYLRQDEINDIRIVEWPWAGAQTLLFNVNTVLQFYEQNEVPTDGLEDWVPRIRGEAYFLRAFAHYLLATTYAPPYSSDPQAEGIILQTAPASSPTDFKGLATNQQVYDQIISDLKNAIELLPETYDVSVHPEDYQDRAKRDAARFLLAKVYFLMGNEFWTAGQDGDGGALEQIDAVITSNRFPLLQSDSLQQIFLKKGLGDQASETVWYASYYFRNGWRTPRLEPIYSNFTGNRQRGFAVSKATLEAIGWDDPAMAQQDERYNDWYRRFEQNPADSAGIDPAFAGEYTDAYNVWCGKFADNTANFVIFRSPELYLMRAAIRLAAGDGAGAAADLNVTRERAGLPALTTATAANIDAEWIKEMGFEGRRLFYLQAQQLAVPPGDRAGATEIPYDDPSLVRMLPRVELTRNPALAGGE, encoded by the coding sequence ATGAAAAATATACTTTATATACTGACGTTAAGTTTGCTTTGGGCCTGTAGCGGCGAAGACTTTCTGGAAGAAGCCAAACCGGATATCAACCAGGCCAGAGATGAAATCGAGAGCAATACTACATTAGATGATCTGGTGCGGGGAGCCTATTTCAATCTAAAGTCCCCCGGTGACCTGGGTCCGATAGACCTGCTGATCTATCAAACCGTAGCGACCGATATCGTAGAACTCAAAGAGTATTCTGACATTTTGAGTGGTAGCCGTAACCTGCAACCCCTCTACCTGCGGCAAGATGAGATTAACGATATTCGAATAGTAGAGTGGCCGTGGGCGGGAGCGCAGACGCTACTGTTCAACGTGAACACTGTTTTGCAGTTCTATGAGCAAAACGAAGTGCCGACTGATGGCTTGGAGGACTGGGTACCCCGCATTCGGGGAGAGGCCTACTTTCTACGTGCCTTTGCCCACTACCTGCTGGCTACGACCTACGCTCCACCCTATAGCTCCGACCCACAGGCCGAAGGCATCATTCTACAGACTGCCCCGGCCAGCTCGCCTACTGACTTTAAAGGGCTGGCGACCAACCAGCAGGTCTACGACCAGATCATTTCTGACCTGAAGAATGCGATCGAGTTGCTACCCGAGACCTACGACGTGAGTGTGCACCCAGAAGACTACCAAGACCGGGCCAAGCGAGACGCGGCTCGCTTCCTACTCGCTAAAGTATACTTTTTGATGGGCAACGAGTTCTGGACTGCCGGGCAAGACGGGGACGGAGGCGCACTGGAACAGATCGATGCGGTCATCACCTCCAATCGTTTTCCACTGTTACAGAGCGATAGTTTGCAGCAGATTTTTCTGAAGAAAGGCTTAGGTGACCAGGCATCCGAGACGGTGTGGTATGCCAGCTATTACTTTAGGAACGGCTGGCGCACACCGCGCCTAGAGCCAATATACAGCAACTTTACGGGTAATCGCCAACGCGGCTTTGCCGTGAGTAAGGCTACTTTGGAGGCTATCGGTTGGGATGACCCAGCCATGGCTCAGCAGGATGAGCGCTATAACGATTGGTACCGCCGCTTCGAGCAAAATCCGGCGGATTCGGCCGGTATTGATCCGGCTTTCGCGGGTGAGTACACTGATGCTTACAATGTATGGTGCGGTAAGTTTGCAGATAATACAGCCAACTTTGTAATCTTTCGTTCGCCCGAGTTGTACCTGATGCGAGCCGCAATTCGGCTAGCTGCGGGTGACGGTGCCGGGGCAGCAGCGGATTTGAACGTGACCCGGGAGCGGGCTGGCCTACCAGCCCTGACCACAGCCACGGCGGCCAATATTGATGCCGAGTGGATCAAAGAGATGGGTTTTGAGGGACGGCGGCTGTTTTATCTGCAAGCGCAGCAATTAGCCGTGCCCCCCGGCGATCGGGCTGGAGCCACGGAGATTCCGTATGATGATCCGTCGCTGGTGCGCATGCTGCCCCGCGTCGAGCTAACCCGTAATCCGGCCCTAGCGGGGGGCGAGTAG
- a CDS encoding SusC/RagA family TonB-linked outer membrane protein, with protein MMKAKLRMLLVSLSLFSTSLIHAQSVALLAMKSQPDQAERSLSDALRDLENHYQVRFNYANEIVANTRVRTTAGADNLEQSLQKLLNPLDLSYEKVKDNVFFIFRRTQLKKLEKKPAMRASSAYAPTRLPLKQVVINSGQPMLSIEKTITGKVTDLASDETLPGVNVLVKGTTIGTVTDVEGNYRLTAPDDAEMLVFSSVGYIAEEVLIGNQTVINISLSPDIQSLSEVVVVGYGTQQKRDVVSAISTIDAEQIEKVPTPSFTQALQGTSTGLQMVSPSGEPNAPARILIRGVGSITTDTEPLFIVDGIPVQSGGTSPLTYLNPNDIESISVLKDASATAIYGSRGANGVVLITTKTGKKGQAQFNLSYNVGYTTPINELELANADEWRSMIDLARNNSGLTEPFRKEQDLFDQRQVDRFVNLDIYNSTNTDWVDLVQEDGQFSQYGFSASNATEKASYFISGQYRDQTGNFINTRFQRYTGRVNLDFNATDFLTLGVRYTYSFEDEEPRARQSSAISRNDRNINLGAWPNFSALYDRSLPIFPERWPDNGDAFDPLSRINIPYAADRANSQRNVHTTTQLASLFAEVTPVAGLVLRGEGGVNYSVENDQNWISGNLRPEEFRDEDNGLDDRFLLDYPYEDGVPRFDWYDTRRWTFNFVGTAAYNTEFGADHRLDALLGIEVIHSDAEAWNNQWEDAASIQEPDQVGAFIRDPEQLLELTHFMHPQVRFFSQFGRVNYTFKDRYLLQASLRRDGSSKFTPEDRFSWFPSVSGGWVISDEGFFDIDPLSFLKVRAGWGVTGNANIDPFLYTNDFWPWPNYPNRSGARTLRRLGSRNIQWERSNTFDAALEFGLFDDRISGSFGYYYTRTSDLLLSFPVAPSIGIYATNSINPTALDNVGSMENQGIELEINSVNVDIKGFRWATNFNITTNRNKVLELYPGFDGDPLQLSFNGFTTVQEGESLGMFFLPEFAGYDESGNVLIREIDQELAAEQQYVFTGNTVRNTANNRNANSVIQYGKTGLPTFYGGFNNTFSYKGLSLNILFTFQGGHYLYDNIGLNRVGNGRGNLRKDMVNNTWTPENPDAEYAVLTWNNLENNPPDPDQQAQNLSTRSTKWLKRGDFARLRTINLSYTLPQRLFEKNFLKGVNVFVNLQNVATFSEFDMVDPEVVNTNGEATQRNLGQGVVGGVPYWQVFTASGGVNIQL; from the coding sequence ATGATGAAAGCAAAACTACGAATGCTATTGGTCAGTCTGAGCTTATTCAGTACTTCGCTGATTCACGCTCAATCAGTAGCCCTATTGGCTATGAAAAGCCAGCCTGATCAGGCTGAAAGATCGCTGAGTGATGCGCTTCGCGATCTAGAAAATCACTATCAAGTTCGCTTTAACTACGCCAACGAAATAGTCGCAAACACGCGAGTTCGTACGACTGCGGGTGCGGATAACTTAGAACAAAGTTTACAAAAGCTACTGAACCCGCTTGACTTATCGTACGAGAAAGTAAAGGATAATGTATTCTTTATCTTTCGCCGGACTCAGCTTAAGAAGTTGGAAAAGAAGCCTGCTATGAGGGCCTCCTCTGCCTACGCACCTACGCGACTACCGCTAAAGCAGGTAGTAATAAACTCGGGACAACCGATGCTATCTATCGAAAAGACAATTACGGGAAAGGTTACGGATTTAGCCTCTGACGAAACGCTACCTGGGGTCAACGTACTGGTGAAGGGTACCACCATCGGTACGGTTACCGATGTAGAGGGCAACTACCGCCTTACCGCTCCCGACGATGCCGAAATGCTGGTCTTCTCCTCGGTGGGCTACATAGCTGAAGAAGTACTGATCGGAAACCAAACCGTGATCAACATTTCGCTATCCCCAGATATTCAATCGCTATCCGAAGTGGTGGTCGTCGGCTACGGCACCCAGCAGAAACGCGACGTGGTGAGTGCGATCTCAACCATCGATGCCGAGCAGATTGAGAAAGTACCTACCCCCAGTTTTACCCAAGCATTGCAAGGAACGTCCACTGGCCTACAGATGGTGTCGCCCAGTGGTGAGCCTAACGCTCCGGCCCGTATTCTCATTCGGGGAGTCGGTTCCATCACCACCGACACCGAACCATTGTTTATCGTCGACGGCATCCCCGTGCAGAGCGGGGGCACCAGCCCGTTGACCTATCTGAACCCCAACGACATCGAGAGCATCTCGGTGCTCAAAGACGCTTCGGCCACGGCCATCTACGGTTCACGGGGAGCCAACGGGGTGGTGCTGATTACCACTAAAACCGGCAAGAAAGGGCAAGCCCAGTTCAATCTGAGCTACAACGTAGGCTATACGACCCCCATCAACGAGCTGGAGTTGGCTAATGCCGATGAGTGGCGCTCGATGATCGATTTGGCCCGTAACAACAGTGGCCTGACGGAACCTTTCCGCAAAGAACAAGACTTATTTGACCAGCGGCAGGTAGATCGCTTTGTCAACCTGGATATCTACAACAGCACCAACACCGACTGGGTAGACTTAGTACAAGAAGATGGACAATTCAGCCAGTACGGCTTTTCGGCTTCTAATGCCACTGAAAAGGCCAGCTACTTTATTTCAGGGCAGTACCGCGATCAGACAGGTAACTTCATCAATACTCGCTTTCAGCGCTATACCGGTCGGGTGAACCTGGACTTCAATGCCACGGACTTTCTAACCCTGGGGGTGCGCTACACCTACAGCTTTGAGGACGAAGAGCCCCGCGCCCGGCAGTCCAGTGCCATCAGCCGAAACGACCGCAACATAAACCTGGGTGCCTGGCCTAACTTCTCAGCACTCTACGACCGCTCGCTGCCGATCTTCCCGGAACGGTGGCCTGACAACGGGGATGCCTTCGATCCGCTATCGCGCATCAACATCCCGTACGCGGCTGACCGGGCCAACAGCCAGCGCAATGTGCATACTACCACCCAGCTGGCCAGTCTGTTTGCCGAAGTTACCCCGGTAGCGGGGCTGGTACTACGGGGTGAGGGGGGCGTGAACTACAGCGTAGAAAACGATCAGAATTGGATAAGTGGTAACCTCCGGCCAGAAGAGTTCCGGGACGAAGATAACGGCTTGGATGACCGCTTTCTGCTGGACTACCCTTACGAAGACGGGGTGCCCCGCTTTGATTGGTATGATACCCGCCGATGGACGTTCAACTTCGTAGGTACGGCCGCCTACAACACCGAGTTTGGTGCCGATCACCGTTTAGATGCGTTACTGGGAATAGAAGTTATTCATAGCGATGCTGAGGCATGGAATAACCAATGGGAAGACGCTGCATCTATCCAAGAGCCGGATCAAGTGGGTGCTTTCATTCGCGACCCGGAACAGCTTCTGGAGCTCACCCACTTTATGCATCCGCAGGTGCGCTTCTTCTCTCAGTTCGGTCGGGTAAACTATACCTTCAAAGATCGCTACCTGCTACAAGCTTCCCTGCGACGCGACGGTAGCTCTAAGTTCACCCCCGAAGACCGCTTCAGTTGGTTCCCTTCCGTGTCGGGCGGGTGGGTGATCTCCGACGAAGGCTTCTTTGACATCGACCCACTTAGTTTCCTGAAAGTACGGGCCGGGTGGGGCGTAACCGGCAATGCCAACATAGATCCCTTCTTATATACCAATGACTTCTGGCCATGGCCTAACTATCCCAACCGTTCGGGGGCCAGGACGCTTCGTCGGTTAGGTTCACGCAACATTCAGTGGGAGCGATCTAACACCTTCGACGCTGCCCTGGAGTTCGGACTATTCGATGATCGCATCAGCGGATCGTTTGGTTACTATTACACCCGCACCTCCGACTTGCTGCTGAGCTTCCCGGTGGCTCCGTCTATAGGAATTTACGCCACCAATAGCATCAATCCTACCGCGCTGGATAACGTAGGATCGATGGAAAACCAGGGTATAGAACTAGAGATTAATTCGGTGAATGTGGACATTAAAGGTTTTCGATGGGCCACCAATTTTAATATTACTACCAACCGGAATAAAGTGCTGGAGCTTTATCCGGGCTTCGACGGCGATCCGTTACAGCTCTCTTTCAACGGGTTCACCACTGTACAGGAGGGTGAATCGCTGGGTATGTTTTTCCTGCCTGAGTTTGCCGGTTATGATGAAAGTGGCAATGTGCTAATTCGGGAAATAGACCAGGAGCTGGCAGCGGAGCAGCAGTACGTATTTACCGGTAATACGGTCCGAAATACTGCGAACAATCGTAATGCCAATAGCGTGATTCAGTACGGAAAGACTGGCCTGCCAACTTTCTACGGAGGATTTAACAATACATTCAGTTACAAGGGGTTATCACTCAATATATTGTTTACCTTTCAGGGGGGACACTATCTCTACGACAATATAGGACTGAACCGAGTGGGCAACGGACGCGGGAATCTGCGAAAAGACATGGTGAACAACACCTGGACACCGGAGAACCCTGACGCCGAGTATGCGGTACTCACTTGGAACAACCTGGAAAACAATCCACCAGACCCCGACCAGCAGGCTCAAAATTTGTCAACCCGTAGCACTAAGTGGCTGAAAAGAGGGGATTTTGCCCGTTTAAGAACCATCAACCTGAGTTACACGCTCCCCCAGAGGCTCTTCGAGAAGAATTTCCTCAAAGGCGTCAATGTGTTCGTGAACCTCCAGAACGTAGCGACCTTCTCAGAGTTTGACATGGTAGATCCGGAAGTAGTGAACACCAATGGTGAAGCGACCCAACGTAACCTGGGGCAAGGTGTAGTCGGGGGCGTACCCTACTGGCAGGTATTTACCGCCTCAGGGGGAGTGAACATCCAACTTTAA
- a CDS encoding FecR family protein, with the protein MQSSINPEDFASDASFQRWVLTNDSEAHQKWEHWLVRHPDQKSIVEEARQLVLALHFSKDTPRAGSKLEVWQRIQAENKQVAQESAPVRQLVPRYLPWKIAAAVSLLLAATLSFWILRTLDYEVYTTGYGETREIALPDGSQVALNANSTLRYPTDWDERTHRQVSLEGEAYFTVTKQKNVSDTSSFTKFIVHTDDLAIEVLGTAFNVNTRRRATQVVLEHGKVKIIPEADTAKALFMHPGELVEYYPEVQSVLRKTTDTPVFTSWKEGELIFHDQTLREIADRLEDTYGYQIIFNDQTIGQKKFTVSIPTEDVELLFPMLARSFSLHLKRADRQIIYSRQ; encoded by the coding sequence ATGCAATCATCTATTAATCCCGAAGACTTTGCCAGCGATGCTTCTTTTCAGCGCTGGGTACTTACCAATGATTCGGAAGCTCATCAAAAGTGGGAGCACTGGCTTGTCAGGCATCCCGACCAAAAGTCGATCGTTGAAGAAGCCCGGCAACTAGTACTTGCCCTGCATTTTTCTAAGGACACCCCCCGGGCTGGAAGTAAGCTTGAAGTATGGCAGCGTATTCAGGCAGAAAATAAGCAAGTTGCTCAGGAGTCTGCCCCGGTCCGTCAATTAGTTCCTCGTTACCTCCCTTGGAAGATCGCGGCGGCGGTCTCCCTTCTTCTGGCAGCTACCTTATCATTCTGGATTCTTCGCACTCTCGACTACGAAGTTTACACTACCGGCTACGGAGAAACGCGGGAGATTGCATTACCCGACGGCTCCCAAGTAGCCCTCAATGCTAATTCGACGCTACGATATCCCACCGATTGGGATGAACGTACTCATCGGCAAGTGTCGTTAGAGGGAGAAGCCTATTTTACGGTAACCAAGCAAAAAAATGTAAGTGACACTTCGTCGTTTACTAAGTTTATTGTACATACAGACGACTTAGCGATAGAAGTATTAGGAACGGCTTTCAATGTCAATACGCGCCGCCGAGCAACCCAAGTGGTGCTAGAGCATGGTAAAGTAAAAATTATTCCCGAAGCGGATACCGCCAAAGCTCTGTTCATGCACCCGGGTGAATTAGTAGAGTACTACCCGGAGGTTCAGTCAGTGTTACGTAAAACGACCGATACACCAGTATTTACTTCTTGGAAGGAAGGTGAGCTTATTTTCCATGATCAAACACTGCGGGAAATTGCGGATCGACTAGAAGATACCTATGGGTACCAGATTATCTTTAACGATCAAACTATTGGCCAAAAGAAATTTACGGTAAGCATACCTACCGAAGACGTAGAACTGCTGTTCCCTATGTTAGCGCGTTCTTTCTCACTTCACCTCAAAAGAGCAGACCGTCAAATTATTTACTCACGTCAATAA
- a CDS encoding RNA polymerase sigma factor has protein sequence MGVTLPDETSVWKQFKQGDSGAYEAIYQCYYDQLYNYGRKFTADCCLVEDCIQQLFVNLWKNKNRLTTPPSVKNYLYKSFRTTLFKQLRQTNRSVHNQYEALPFTVSLSAETQRIQSEQQAELHAWLQKAIKDLSAHQREAIFLKFYDQLSYQEISEVMQIEMRSAYDLVHKGLARLRKRHTLEPLPLISWMLLLIAVLSV, from the coding sequence ATGGGAGTAACGCTACCGGATGAGACGAGTGTATGGAAACAGTTTAAGCAAGGTGATTCGGGAGCCTACGAAGCGATCTATCAATGTTACTATGATCAACTATACAACTACGGTCGTAAATTTACGGCGGATTGCTGCTTAGTAGAAGACTGTATTCAGCAATTGTTTGTCAATTTGTGGAAAAATAAAAACAGGTTAACTACCCCCCCTTCCGTAAAGAACTACCTATACAAGTCATTTCGCACTACGCTATTTAAGCAGCTTAGGCAAACTAACCGTAGTGTACATAATCAATATGAAGCCCTCCCTTTTACAGTAAGCCTCTCGGCCGAGACCCAACGTATTCAATCCGAACAACAAGCGGAGCTTCACGCGTGGCTTCAAAAAGCGATCAAAGACTTGTCTGCTCATCAACGAGAAGCGATTTTTCTGAAGTTTTACGATCAGCTATCGTATCAGGAGATCAGTGAAGTGATGCAGATTGAGATGCGGTCGGCCTACGATTTAGTACATAAAGGCTTAGCTCGTTTGAGAAAACGTCATACTCTTGAACCACTGCCACTGATTTCGTGGATGCTACTTCTTATCGCAGTATTAAGTGTTTGA
- a CDS encoding type IV secretory system conjugative DNA transfer family protein yields MPTNSFSEWLGFGLLLLIVALGVEYYWLSFGTIPFVSHAESVVEIVEKLFVRFGVSLRCLFILLYALMVGIWIQNNQQVNHNRQPTTGLAKVVWSALLSAIVLGFLTVQHYRAIVMMYTYPVLLGSNLIVIPVWLRIFFLSKVARKEQCERRKAENEDSLHIRTTRGWINVPNPFRGTLIVGSSGSGKSASIGNAYLHQFVRKGYCGVFYDFKFPTLANQVNTALYRYGQSTKRAYYIVNFQDSHLSHRFNPLVPENIATLAHAEEYARAIVNNLDTNTIRHKEFFSTSATAWLAALIWFFRSEHPQRCTLPHVINTALYQDYTHVISMLEANPQSADMVRSIATAIRNKADKQTAGVIASLQIMVTKINSPEIVWVLTGNDFDMDINSRTHPKLLCLGSDPSLADTFSPVISLVVTVALKQMNRQGKQKSFVLLDEAPTLYIPKFEVIPATARSNHVASVYMAQDFAQMHDMFGREKAEVIIANLSNQFYGKVSSVPTAKAVSEMIGKEERPITGYSQGNSRGSRGNRNISYNTNTSLQERFIVRPEDVIRLQTGEFVGQTVETTIPYFWTQTIETTSPQCYDLAPFVNFRGQKDQNQILSLNFKRVRREVSQIIANYPNIYRS; encoded by the coding sequence ATGCCCACCAACTCTTTCTCAGAATGGCTCGGGTTCGGATTGTTACTATTGATCGTAGCACTAGGGGTAGAATACTACTGGCTAAGTTTTGGCACCATTCCGTTCGTAAGCCATGCAGAATCTGTTGTTGAGATAGTTGAAAAGCTATTCGTCCGATTCGGAGTAAGCTTGCGGTGTTTATTTATTCTGCTGTACGCCCTGATGGTCGGAATATGGATTCAAAATAATCAGCAAGTCAACCATAACCGGCAGCCAACTACCGGACTAGCTAAAGTGGTGTGGTCGGCACTGCTATCAGCCATTGTATTAGGTTTTTTGACCGTGCAACACTACAGGGCGATCGTAATGATGTACACTTACCCGGTACTTCTGGGAAGTAATCTGATTGTCATCCCAGTTTGGCTCAGGATATTCTTTTTGTCGAAGGTAGCCAGAAAGGAACAGTGCGAACGAAGGAAAGCTGAGAACGAAGATAGTTTGCATATTCGCACCACCAGGGGCTGGATTAATGTGCCTAACCCCTTTCGTGGTACATTGATCGTAGGATCCAGCGGTTCGGGCAAGTCGGCGAGCATCGGCAATGCTTATTTGCATCAGTTCGTTCGCAAGGGATACTGCGGGGTATTCTACGATTTCAAGTTTCCGACGCTAGCTAATCAGGTCAATACTGCCTTGTACCGGTATGGACAATCAACGAAACGAGCGTACTACATTGTTAATTTTCAGGACTCGCACCTTTCGCATCGCTTTAATCCTTTAGTCCCGGAAAATATTGCAACCCTGGCGCACGCTGAAGAATACGCTCGTGCGATTGTCAATAACCTGGACACCAATACCATCCGGCATAAGGAATTTTTCTCCACCTCAGCCACCGCTTGGCTGGCCGCTCTGATTTGGTTCTTTCGCTCTGAGCATCCCCAGCGATGCACATTGCCGCATGTGATTAATACCGCCCTGTACCAGGATTATACCCATGTGATTAGTATGCTGGAAGCAAATCCTCAGAGTGCGGATATGGTTCGTAGCATCGCTACGGCTATCCGTAACAAAGCCGACAAGCAGACGGCCGGAGTCATCGCCTCTTTGCAAATCATGGTCACCAAGATTAACAGCCCAGAAATTGTGTGGGTACTAACGGGTAATGATTTTGACATGGATATTAATAGTCGGACTCATCCTAAGCTCCTGTGCTTAGGTTCTGACCCTAGCTTGGCCGATACCTTTAGTCCGGTGATCTCATTGGTGGTCACTGTGGCGCTCAAACAGATGAACCGACAGGGGAAGCAAAAGAGCTTTGTGCTACTCGATGAAGCCCCGACACTGTATATTCCTAAGTTTGAAGTCATTCCGGCTACAGCTCGTAGCAACCACGTTGCTTCGGTATACATGGCTCAGGATTTTGCTCAGATGCATGATATGTTCGGGCGTGAGAAGGCTGAGGTCATTATCGCTAATCTTTCTAATCAGTTTTACGGCAAGGTGAGTTCAGTACCCACCGCCAAGGCGGTCAGTGAGATGATTGGCAAAGAAGAGCGACCCATTACGGGTTACTCGCAGGGCAATAGTCGGGGAAGTCGGGGCAACCGAAATATCTCCTACAACACGAATACTAGCTTGCAAGAACGCTTCATTGTCCGGCCTGAAGACGTGATACGCTTACAAACAGGAGAGTTTGTCGGGCAAACCGTAGAAACTACCATCCCTTATTTCTGGACGCAGACGATAGAAACAACTTCTCCTCAGTGCTATGATTTGGCCCCCTTTGTAAACTTTAGGGGTCAGAAAGATCAAAATCAAATATTGTCTCTAAATTTCAAAAGAGTACGGCGTGAAGTCAGTCAGATAATTGCTAACTATCCCAATATCTATCGTTCCTAG
- a CDS encoding DUF5712 family protein produces the protein MHSKIINPDRDGKNVFDNKGSVAKTIAYLGHEAKEQGRESTFFNQNKEGVPAEEVQAAIDNNTKGLRKTQEKFYSLVLSPSDKELRHIGRNPSKLRAYTQAVMENYAANFHLRDGRARTSDDFVWFATIHQERKKGTVKTGWHTHIHVVVSANDQHQQVRLNPRGRKNHFLIRDWQAKNGATFQQLFDYQQATISEKFTRGTISSEHVKRHRIRIEEKVAYLNGCFLGSHKLDSEQVLAIGEKQGYGKGFFYNLHHLTEQYQQGKIISDPYQQLDPKERDSVAGKREKSLSSFHKQLQSFSYGIGEDIEGGSEEYEKRKPGKIRRPSGLER, from the coding sequence ATGCACAGCAAAATCATTAACCCAGACCGGGATGGAAAGAACGTCTTTGATAATAAAGGCTCGGTGGCTAAGACCATCGCTTACCTGGGGCACGAAGCCAAAGAACAAGGACGAGAGAGCACCTTTTTCAATCAAAACAAAGAAGGTGTTCCAGCCGAAGAAGTACAGGCTGCGATAGATAATAATACGAAAGGCTTGCGAAAAACTCAGGAGAAGTTTTACTCGCTGGTACTTTCCCCTTCCGACAAAGAGCTTCGACATATTGGCCGTAATCCGTCCAAGCTTCGGGCGTACACCCAAGCGGTGATGGAAAACTACGCCGCAAACTTTCATCTCCGGGATGGGCGAGCGCGTACTTCGGATGATTTCGTCTGGTTTGCGACCATCCATCAGGAGCGAAAGAAAGGTACTGTCAAGACTGGTTGGCATACGCACATTCACGTGGTGGTCAGTGCCAACGATCAGCACCAGCAAGTGCGACTTAACCCTCGGGGAAGAAAAAACCATTTCCTCATTCGAGACTGGCAAGCGAAGAACGGAGCGACCTTTCAGCAACTATTCGATTACCAGCAAGCTACCATTTCCGAGAAGTTTACTCGAGGCACTATCTCTTCAGAGCACGTTAAGCGGCACCGTATCCGGATTGAAGAAAAGGTGGCTTACCTAAACGGGTGCTTTTTGGGTAGCCATAAACTGGATTCTGAGCAGGTACTGGCTATTGGTGAGAAGCAAGGCTACGGTAAGGGATTCTTTTACAACCTACATCACCTGACTGAGCAGTATCAGCAGGGTAAGATCATCAGCGATCCCTATCAGCAACTAGATCCTAAAGAGCGAGATTCGGTAGCGGGTAAGCGAGAAAAAAGCCTGTCGTCATTCCATAAACAGCTTCAATCGTTTAGCTACGGCATTGGGGAAGATATAGAAGGGGGAAGCGAAGAGTATGAGAAACGAAAACCCGGAAAGATAAGACGACCTTCCGGCCTAGAGCGATAA
- a CDS encoding BfmA/BtgA family mobilization protein, translating into MIKKINISLSVHTTIRDEAERLQLSHKDYVEAAVTFFSANRIDPRQYTPNQVQDVAMIVQKAVDRIFSYLVFQEKHLLQNVLEEVVKGRVLNEIAVNNALLLSEVGDEEFAQLQQQNDRYFAEKVAAALQSYQTKQ; encoded by the coding sequence ATGATAAAAAAAATCAACATATCATTGTCCGTGCATACGACCATCCGCGACGAAGCCGAGCGGTTGCAACTATCGCACAAAGACTACGTAGAAGCGGCCGTTACATTTTTTTCCGCTAACCGGATTGACCCTCGGCAGTATACGCCCAACCAAGTGCAGGATGTAGCCATGATTGTCCAGAAGGCGGTCGACCGAATCTTCAGCTATTTGGTATTTCAGGAAAAGCACCTGCTGCAAAACGTGCTGGAAGAAGTCGTAAAGGGAAGGGTGCTCAACGAAATCGCAGTTAACAACGCCTTACTGCTCTCCGAAGTTGGCGACGAAGAGTTTGCCCAGCTACAACAACAGAACGACCGCTACTTTGCCGAAAAAGTAGCTGCCGCTCTCCAATCCTATCAAACTAAACAGTGA
- a CDS encoding ATPase yields the protein MAEKKTTASPFDFAARWEQWVALAKTVLPNFTVDDYNRPVMQALLAYFHQHPSQCQAMKISRQKGILLLEPVGSGKTTLMQLFAARRFRMITAREIARQFLKEGYPVLDRYGSQSFGRKHTGYAATLCYDQPITYCFDDLGVEQNIKLYGNDCNVMAEVLLDRYDQFVQRGMQTHLTTNLNAEELERLYGDRLRSRMREMFNLVAFSQGAPDRRL from the coding sequence GTGGCGGAGAAAAAGACTACAGCATCCCCCTTTGATTTTGCGGCTCGTTGGGAGCAGTGGGTAGCACTGGCCAAGACCGTGTTGCCCAACTTTACCGTGGACGACTATAACCGTCCGGTGATGCAGGCCTTGCTGGCCTACTTTCACCAGCACCCGTCGCAATGTCAAGCCATGAAGATTAGTCGGCAAAAAGGTATTTTGCTACTGGAGCCGGTAGGTAGCGGCAAAACGACCCTGATGCAACTGTTTGCCGCCCGGCGGTTTCGGATGATTACTGCCCGCGAGATTGCCCGTCAGTTTTTGAAAGAAGGCTACCCGGTACTGGATCGCTACGGCTCCCAGAGTTTCGGACGCAAACACACGGGTTACGCTGCCACGCTATGCTACGATCAGCCGATTACTTACTGCTTTGATGATCTAGGCGTGGAGCAAAATATCAAACTCTACGGCAATGACTGCAACGTGATGGCCGAAGTACTCCTGGATCGTTACGATCAGTTTGTCCAGCGCGGGATGCAAACGCATCTGACGACCAACCTCAATGCTGAAGAACTGGAGCGGCTCTACGGTGACCGTTTGCGCTCGCGGATGCGGGAGATGTTTAATCTGGTGGCTTTTTCCCAAGGAGCTCCCGACCGACGATTGTAA